In the Flavobacterium sp. J372 genome, one interval contains:
- the rimO gene encoding 30S ribosomal protein S12 methylthiotransferase RimO, with protein sequence MRTKSLKKNKINVVTLGCSKNVYDSEVLMGQLRASGKDVTHEAPAHEEGNIIVINTCGFIDNAKEESVNMILNYVDKKEQGLVDKVFVTGCLSERYKPDLIKEIPDVDQYFGTTELPLLLKALGADYRHELLGERLTTTPKNYAYLKISEGCDRPCSFCAIPLMRGNHVSQPIEKLVKEAEGLAKNGVKELILIAQDLTYYGLDLYKKRNLAELLENLVKVEGIEWIRLHYAFPSGFPMDVLDLMNREPKICNYLDIPLQHISDSVLKSMRRGTTQEKTTRLLKEFRQAVPNMAIRTTLIVGYPGETEEDFQILKNWVEEMRFERLGCFAYSHEENTHAYSLVDDVPAEVKQQRANEIMEIQSQISWEQNQEKIGKTFKCIIDRKEGSHFVGRTEFDSPDVDNEVLIDATNIYLKTGEFVNITITDATEFDLYGLPETVAALQEQYLEGQE encoded by the coding sequence ATGAGAACCAAGTCTTTAAAGAAAAATAAGATCAATGTGGTTACCCTCGGGTGCAGCAAGAACGTGTATGACAGTGAAGTGCTTATGGGCCAGCTGCGTGCCAGCGGCAAAGATGTGACACACGAAGCCCCGGCACACGAAGAAGGTAACATCATCGTGATAAACACATGCGGTTTTATTGACAATGCAAAGGAAGAATCTGTGAACATGATACTGAATTATGTTGACAAGAAAGAACAGGGACTGGTTGACAAGGTTTTTGTAACAGGATGCCTGAGTGAGCGTTACAAACCGGACCTGATTAAAGAGATTCCGGATGTGGACCAGTATTTCGGCACTACTGAGTTGCCCCTTTTGCTTAAGGCTTTGGGCGCTGATTATCGCCACGAGCTGCTTGGCGAGCGCCTGACCACTACTCCTAAAAATTACGCATATTTAAAGATATCTGAAGGGTGTGACCGCCCGTGCAGCTTCTGTGCCATACCGCTTATGCGCGGGAATCACGTTTCTCAGCCTATTGAAAAACTGGTGAAAGAAGCTGAAGGCCTTGCTAAAAATGGCGTAAAAGAACTGATACTTATTGCGCAGGACCTTACCTATTACGGACTCGACCTATATAAAAAACGTAATCTTGCCGAACTGCTTGAAAACCTTGTAAAGGTGGAGGGCATTGAGTGGATACGACTTCACTATGCTTTTCCTTCAGGTTTTCCGATGGATGTGCTGGATCTTATGAACCGCGAACCTAAGATTTGCAATTACCTTGACATTCCGCTACAACACATAAGCGACAGCGTACTGAAGTCAATGCGCCGTGGTACTACCCAGGAGAAGACAACCCGACTGCTGAAAGAATTCAGGCAGGCGGTGCCGAACATGGCGATACGTACCACGCTTATCGTAGGCTATCCGGGTGAAACGGAAGAAGACTTCCAAATACTGAAAAACTGGGTGGAGGAAATGCGTTTTGAGCGTTTGGGATGTTTTGCCTATTCACACGAAGAAAACACACACGCTTACAGCCTTGTTGACGATGTGCCTGCCGAAGTGAAGCAACAACGCGCTAATGAAATCATGGAAATACAGTCGCAAATTTCATGGGAACAAAACCAGGAGAAAATTGGTAAGACATTTAAGTGTATTATCGACAGGAAAGAAGGTTCGCACTTTGTGGGCCGTACTGAGTTTGACAGTCCGGATGTTGATAATGAAGTACTGATTGACGCGACGAACATCTATCTGAAGACAGGCGAATTTGTAAACATAACAATCACCGATGCTACTGAGTTCGATTTATACGGACTCCCGGAAACAGTAGCAGCATTGCAGGAACAATATTTAGAAGGCCAGGAATAA
- a CDS encoding radical SAM protein: MKTKAFLITPPFTQLNTPYPATAYLKGFLNTKSIPSYQADLGIEVIAKLFSKKGLTDLFNEVESGSPLLGRGAGGEAAQLSENAQRIIALREEYLKTIDQVMLFLQGKNPTLAHLICSEDFLPEASRFAQLEELDWAFGTMGNQDKAKHLATLYLEDISDLIVECVDPHFGFSRYAERLGRSANSFDELYDSLQQQFTYIDRLLVGILHERLLDVEPQLVCFSVPFPGNLYAAFRSAQFIKQHFPNIKIAMGGGFPNTELRSLTDARVMEFFDFITLDDGEAPIECLIEHLDGKRDISQLKRTFTLIDEKVAYIDNSGCRDYKQAEVGTPDYSDLPLDTYISVIEVVNPMHRMWSDGRWNKLTMAHGCYWGKCTFCDISLDYIKVYEPVAAKLLVDRMEELIAQTGQNGFHFVDEAAPPALMRELALEIIRRKIAVTWWTNIRFEKSFTADLCKLLKASGCIAVSGGLEVASDRLLDLIQKGVTVAQVARVTRNFTEAGIMVHAYLMYGFPTQTAQETIDSLEMVRQMFEAGILQSGFWHQFAMTAHSPVGLEPEKFSVVKESDIIGSFANNDIVHIDSIGANHDKFSYGLKKSLFNFMHGLCFDYPLQEWFDFKVPRTKIPEDYIYNVLQDENNFSIKPTAKIVWLGGKPSISHITKTKKGRTFENTVLTFHDKKESFSIQVSQPEGEWLVQFLQEASATVMTFATAKQSFEDATGEDFEPFWYSKPINTLRDYGLLVL; the protein is encoded by the coding sequence TTGAAAACCAAAGCTTTCTTAATAACGCCGCCCTTCACACAACTCAATACGCCATACCCGGCCACGGCCTACCTGAAGGGCTTCCTCAACACCAAGAGCATACCGTCTTACCAGGCCGATCTTGGTATTGAGGTGATAGCAAAGCTGTTTTCAAAGAAAGGACTGACGGATCTTTTTAATGAAGTTGAGTCAGGCTCCCCTCTCCTTGGGAGAGGGGCCGGGGGAGAGGCTGCCCAACTCTCAGAAAATGCCCAACGCATCATAGCCCTCCGCGAAGAGTACCTCAAAACCATTGATCAGGTAATGCTGTTCCTGCAAGGGAAGAACCCTACGCTGGCGCACCTCATTTGCAGTGAAGATTTTCTGCCCGAGGCATCTCGGTTTGCACAGTTGGAAGAACTCGATTGGGCTTTCGGTACCATGGGTAACCAGGATAAGGCCAAGCATTTGGCTACGCTGTACCTTGAGGATATTAGCGACCTGATTGTAGAGTGTGTCGACCCGCATTTTGGCTTCTCACGATATGCTGAGAGGTTGGGGCGTTCGGCTAACTCGTTTGATGAATTGTATGACAGCCTGCAACAGCAGTTCACTTATATTGACAGACTGCTTGTCGGGATATTGCACGAGCGACTGCTCGATGTCGAACCACAACTGGTTTGTTTTTCGGTTCCATTCCCCGGGAATCTGTATGCAGCTTTCCGAAGCGCGCAGTTTATCAAACAGCATTTCCCGAATATAAAAATCGCAATGGGCGGCGGTTTTCCGAATACGGAACTGCGCTCGCTTACCGATGCACGGGTAATGGAATTCTTTGATTTTATCACGCTTGACGATGGTGAGGCCCCGATTGAATGTCTGATTGAGCACCTTGACGGCAAGCGTGACATTTCACAACTGAAGCGGACTTTCACACTCATTGATGAGAAAGTAGCATATATTGATAATTCCGGTTGCAGGGATTATAAGCAGGCAGAGGTAGGCACGCCTGACTATAGTGACCTGCCCCTTGATACCTATATTTCAGTAATTGAAGTTGTAAACCCGATGCACCGCATGTGGAGCGATGGCCGCTGGAACAAGCTTACAATGGCACACGGCTGCTATTGGGGTAAATGCACGTTTTGCGACATTTCGCTTGATTATATAAAGGTGTACGAACCCGTTGCCGCAAAATTGCTGGTCGACAGAATGGAAGAGCTCATAGCGCAAACAGGCCAGAATGGTTTTCATTTTGTGGATGAAGCCGCACCGCCTGCATTGATGCGGGAATTGGCGTTGGAAATTATCCGACGGAAGATTGCCGTAACCTGGTGGACAAACATCCGCTTTGAAAAAAGCTTTACGGCCGACTTATGTAAACTGCTGAAGGCTTCAGGCTGCATCGCTGTGAGCGGAGGGCTTGAAGTGGCAAGTGACCGTTTGCTTGACCTGATTCAAAAAGGCGTTACTGTGGCACAGGTGGCCCGTGTGACCCGCAACTTTACCGAAGCGGGTATCATGGTACATGCCTACCTGATGTATGGGTTTCCGACACAAACCGCGCAGGAAACTATTGACTCACTCGAGATGGTTCGCCAGATGTTTGAGGCCGGTATATTGCAGAGCGGTTTCTGGCACCAGTTTGCCATGACGGCACACAGCCCTGTTGGTTTAGAGCCGGAAAAGTTCAGCGTTGTTAAAGAAAGTGATATCATAGGCAGTTTTGCCAATAACGATATCGTGCATATTGACAGCATCGGAGCAAATCACGATAAGTTTAGCTACGGACTGAAAAAGTCACTATTCAATTTTATGCACGGGCTGTGTTTTGACTATCCTTTACAGGAGTGGTTTGATTTTAAAGTGCCACGCACTAAAATTCCTGAAGACTATATCTACAATGTCCTTCAGGATGAGAATAACTTCAGCATAAAACCTACAGCAAAAATAGTATGGCTGGGAGGGAAGCCGTCAATTTCACACATCACCAAAACTAAAAAAGGGCGCACCTTTGAAAATACAGTGCTCACCTTCCACGACAAAAAAGAAAGCTTCTCGATTCAGGTAAGCCAGCCGGAAGGTGAATGGCTTGTGCAATTTTTACAGGAAGCATCAGCCACAGTTATGACTTTCGCCACAGCTAAGCAAAGCTTCGAAGATGCTACCGGTGAAGATTTTGAGCCATTCTGGTATAGTAAGCCAATAAACACATTACGCGATTACGGTTTATTGGTGTTGTAA
- a CDS encoding cryptochrome/photolyase family protein produces MKKKYKTLRLILGDQLNSSHSWYQSKDESVLYVLMEVRSETDYVWHHIQKACAFFAAMEDFAEHLKSVGHQVKYIKLDDKDNLQSFEKNCNTLIEEYGIEKFEYQLPDEYRLDEALAKYVKSLSIATKVFDTEHFFTKRDDVKDFFEGKKLILMENFYRHMRKEHGILMKGAEPEGGRWNFDEENRKKLPKSHKPLPPLLLSNDVTPQYNRITKANVKTIGSISPKDFPWPVSREQSLELLDYFVNNCLPLFGTFQDAMHTDKWYLYHSRLSFAMNSKMISPKEVIEAATETWEKNKRSSNLTRWKVS; encoded by the coding sequence ATGAAAAAGAAATACAAGACGTTACGGCTTATTTTGGGCGACCAGCTAAACAGCAGCCACTCATGGTATCAGTCGAAAGACGAATCAGTACTCTATGTGCTAATGGAAGTTCGTAGCGAGACCGATTATGTGTGGCACCATATACAAAAGGCGTGTGCGTTTTTTGCAGCTATGGAAGACTTTGCTGAACATTTGAAGTCAGTGGGGCATCAGGTGAAATACATTAAACTTGATGATAAAGATAACCTGCAAAGTTTTGAAAAGAACTGCAACACACTGATTGAAGAGTACGGAATCGAAAAGTTTGAATATCAGCTGCCGGATGAGTATCGACTTGACGAAGCGTTGGCAAAATATGTAAAGAGTCTTTCAATAGCCACAAAAGTTTTTGATACCGAACATTTTTTTACCAAGCGTGATGATGTGAAAGATTTCTTCGAAGGCAAGAAACTCATCCTTATGGAGAACTTTTACAGGCACATGCGGAAAGAGCACGGTATTTTGATGAAAGGCGCAGAGCCGGAAGGAGGGCGATGGAATTTTGACGAGGAGAATCGTAAAAAGCTGCCAAAGAGCCACAAGCCGTTGCCACCGCTATTGCTTAGTAATGATGTAACTCCTCAATACAACAGAATCACTAAAGCGAATGTAAAGACAATTGGAAGCATAAGTCCAAAAGATTTTCCGTGGCCGGTAAGCAGGGAGCAGTCACTTGAGTTACTTGATTATTTTGTAAACAATTGCCTTCCGCTTTTCGGTACGTTTCAGGATGCCATGCATACCGATAAATGGTATTTGTATCACTCACGGCTATCCTTCGCTATGAATAGTAAAATGATTTCTCCAAAAGAGGTGATAGAAGCTGCTACCGAAACCTGGGAGAAAAACAAAAGGTCATCGAACTTAACCAGGTGGAAGGTTTCGTGA
- a CDS encoding OmpP1/FadL family transporter, giving the protein MKRYLFFASALLGTAVMQAQEMVTPLDAVRYGVDNVTGTARFRAMSGAFGALGGDISAMGVNPAGMAIFNYNTGTASVTSYNMSNSASYLGNTRKKNDNAFEINQIGGVFVFNSMNPEAVMKKFTLGFNYENTGNLDNSFYVQGTSPNNSISDYFLSYANGIRLSTLQNAWFEDLNFAGQQAYLGYNAYLFDPAVNAPNNTSYIAAENITNSNRYYQEAGVSSTGFNGKVNLNFAAQLQNWLYLGLNLNVHFTDFIKNTSVYERYNAPTNLGLQSVRFDTQRYTYGGGFSMNVGAIAKVTEEFRVGLAYESPTWYSLQDEVRQSISSFCPECDGTSTSYFTTDPAFTFILPDYSLRTPGRWTGSLAYIFGKSGLISIDGSIRDYGNTRYSTDNFSAINAALSDNLGYAAEIRIGGEYRIKAFSLRGGFRYEQSPYEENVAMGDLRGYSGGLGYTFGNSRIDLAYSYYSRWVTNSLLDGNGFANTARVNTDNNNVTLSYTIDL; this is encoded by the coding sequence ATGAAAAGATATTTATTTTTTGCTTCGGCTTTGTTAGGAACTGCCGTTATGCAGGCGCAGGAAATGGTAACCCCGCTTGATGCTGTGCGCTATGGTGTTGACAATGTTACAGGCACGGCCCGCTTCAGGGCTATGAGCGGTGCATTTGGCGCTCTGGGCGGAGACATATCTGCAATGGGCGTGAATCCTGCCGGTATGGCAATCTTCAACTACAATACCGGTACAGCTTCGGTTACAAGCTATAATATGAGCAATAGTGCATCATATCTTGGTAACACCCGTAAAAAGAACGATAATGCTTTTGAAATCAACCAAATTGGTGGCGTATTTGTTTTCAACAGCATGAATCCTGAAGCCGTAATGAAGAAATTCACGCTTGGCTTCAACTATGAGAATACCGGTAATCTTGACAATAGCTTTTATGTACAGGGCACAAGCCCTAATAATAGCATAAGTGATTACTTTTTAAGCTATGCCAACGGAATAAGGCTCAGTACACTTCAAAACGCCTGGTTTGAAGACCTTAACTTTGCAGGGCAGCAGGCCTACCTGGGCTATAATGCTTACTTATTTGACCCTGCCGTTAATGCCCCTAACAATACAAGCTATATTGCTGCCGAAAATATCACTAACAGCAACAGGTATTACCAGGAGGCTGGCGTTTCATCAACAGGGTTTAACGGCAAGGTGAATTTAAACTTTGCAGCACAGCTTCAAAACTGGCTGTATCTTGGGCTTAACCTCAACGTGCACTTTACCGATTTCATAAAAAACACCAGTGTTTATGAGCGCTATAACGCCCCAACAAACTTAGGCCTGCAATCGGTTCGCTTTGATACCCAGCGGTATACTTACGGTGGCGGCTTTTCTATGAATGTTGGCGCCATTGCCAAAGTTACTGAAGAGTTCCGTGTAGGTTTGGCATACGAGTCGCCAACATGGTACAGCCTTCAGGATGAAGTAAGGCAGAGCATATCATCATTCTGCCCTGAATGTGACGGAACATCAACGAGCTATTTTACAACAGACCCGGCGTTTACTTTTATATTGCCGGATTATAGCCTGCGCACTCCCGGCAGATGGACGGGCAGTTTAGCGTATATCTTTGGAAAAAGCGGACTCATAAGCATTGACGGCTCAATAAGAGATTATGGCAATACCCGATACTCAACCGATAATTTCAGCGCTATAAATGCTGCGCTAAGTGATAACCTGGGTTATGCCGCAGAGATACGCATAGGCGGAGAATACCGCATTAAAGCATTCAGCCTGCGTGGCGGTTTCCGTTATGAACAGAGTCCGTATGAGGAGAATGTAGCTATGGGCGACCTTCGCGGTTATTCAGGAGGTTTGGGTTATACATTCGGAAATTCAAGAATTGATCTCGCCTACTCTTACTATAGCCGCTGGGTTACCAACAGCCTGCTTGACGGTAATGGTTTTGCCAACACCGCCCGCGTAAACACCGATAATAACAACGTAACGTTATCATACACTATAGACCTGTAA